One stretch of Novosphingobium pentaromativorans US6-1 DNA includes these proteins:
- a CDS encoding aromatic ring-hydroxylating oxygenase subunit alpha, translating into MTLLNDQFFDSLASSKLDTLEADTLPPACYTSEEFFHFEMDAIFQHEWLCVGREEWLGEPGDFFTVTRADEPIIVSKTRDGSVKALSAVCQHRAMLVAEGQGNARAFVCPYHHWTYDLDGTLVGAPAMSRTCNFDKKAAALPEIRHETWHGFIFVNLDPEAEPLTPRLAALEPVVANYDFASLRGPRPEEPTVFPWNWKVMLENNNDGYHASRLHAGPLHDFIPSGLASFPEVPENSAGYYRLNGTLHRNAAFNATQRSVFPVFPKLTEEEQNRLLFVNLPPSLSLVVLNDTVLYLIMDPRSAGSHALTIGTLLVPEAMDDPLFDLKMKMNDQAVEEIVAQDFHVDELVQQGLRSKHAPRGRYSWQEGAQRLLNVWLVDRYWAEWDRRRGPSAPVTEIKRSGAA; encoded by the coding sequence ATGACTCTCCTCAACGACCAGTTTTTCGACAGTCTCGCGAGTTCCAAGCTCGACACGCTCGAGGCCGACACCCTGCCGCCGGCCTGCTATACGAGCGAGGAATTCTTCCACTTCGAGATGGACGCCATCTTCCAGCATGAATGGCTGTGCGTCGGCCGCGAGGAATGGCTCGGCGAGCCGGGTGACTTCTTCACGGTGACCCGCGCGGACGAGCCGATCATCGTATCGAAGACCCGCGACGGATCGGTCAAGGCCCTGTCGGCGGTGTGCCAGCACCGCGCGATGCTGGTTGCCGAAGGGCAAGGCAACGCACGTGCCTTCGTCTGCCCCTACCATCACTGGACATACGATCTCGACGGCACCCTCGTCGGCGCGCCGGCCATGAGCAGGACCTGCAACTTCGACAAGAAGGCCGCGGCCCTGCCCGAGATCCGTCACGAGACCTGGCACGGCTTCATCTTCGTCAACCTCGATCCCGAGGCAGAACCGCTGACCCCGCGCCTTGCCGCGTTGGAGCCAGTCGTCGCCAATTACGACTTCGCCTCGCTGCGCGGCCCGCGCCCTGAGGAGCCGACCGTGTTCCCGTGGAACTGGAAGGTCATGCTGGAGAACAACAACGACGGCTATCACGCCAGCCGTCTGCATGCCGGCCCGCTGCACGACTTCATTCCCAGCGGCCTCGCCAGCTTTCCGGAAGTTCCCGAGAACTCGGCGGGCTACTACCGGCTCAACGGGACGCTTCACAGGAACGCCGCATTCAACGCCACCCAGCGCTCGGTCTTCCCGGTCTTCCCAAAGCTGACCGAAGAAGAGCAGAACCGGCTGCTTTTCGTGAACCTGCCGCCGAGCCTCTCGCTCGTCGTGCTCAACGATACTGTCCTCTACCTCATCATGGACCCGCGCTCGGCCGGATCGCACGCGCTGACGATCGGCACGCTCTTGGTTCCCGAGGCAATGGACGATCCGCTATTCGACCTGAAAATGAAGATGAACGACCAGGCGGTCGAGGAAATCGTGGCGCAGGACTTCCACGTCGACGAACTCGTCCAGCAAGGGCTGCGATCCAAGCACGCCCCACGCGGCCGCTATTCCTGGCAGGAAGGGGCCCAACGCCTTCTCAACGTCTGGCTCGTCGACCGCTACTGGGCTGAGTGGGACCGCCGTCGCGGCCCCTCGGCTCCGGTTACCGAGATCAAGCGCTCCGGCGCTGCCTGA
- a CDS encoding VOC family protein has protein sequence MTNSLIFFDFATDNPDNAGKFYAEVFGWEDDARMGGLYHRMVPGGFFKNKDGSDSQIGNLHFGVFDARNARPNPNPGGAEPRTLSTEGRKARIWVLVSDDDTPERILDTAEKLGAKILWRNHYWKEFNGFNHCFADPWGNEILLWVKAGENPQIPEGYTCE, from the coding sequence ATGACCAACAGCTTGATTTTCTTCGACTTCGCCACTGACAATCCGGACAATGCCGGAAAATTCTACGCCGAAGTCTTCGGTTGGGAAGACGATGCGCGCATGGGCGGGCTCTATCACCGCATGGTCCCTGGCGGCTTCTTCAAGAACAAGGACGGGTCGGACAGCCAGATCGGCAATCTCCACTTCGGCGTATTCGACGCCAGGAACGCTCGCCCCAATCCCAATCCCGGCGGCGCGGAGCCGCGCACGCTTTCGACTGAAGGGCGCAAGGCGCGGATCTGGGTCCTGGTGAGTGATGACGACACCCCGGAGCGCATCCTAGACACCGCAGAAAAGCTCGGCGCCAAGATCCTGTGGCGCAACCACTACTGGAAGGAATTCAACGGGTTCAACCACTGCTTCGCCGACCCCTGGGGCAACGAGATCCTGCTCTGGGTGAAGGCCGGCGAAAACCCGCAGATCCCGGAGGGCTATACCTGCGAATAA
- the ygiD gene encoding 4,5-DOPA dioxygenase extradiol, protein MSRLPIVFFGHGSPMIALEKSDVTKTWNEMATRIGKPRAILCISAHWQTRGTAVTAMAQPRTIHDFGAFPQALFDVQYPAPGDPELAARVKELLAPMPVGLDANWGLDHGTWSVLVHAYPEADVPVIQLGMDIAKTPAEHWLVGRMLRPLRDEGVLIMGTGNIVHNLPAMDWANPAAAPYPWAEQFNTAMCQAIAGDDPRTVIDYEALGEAARLSVPSSDHFLPLLYVLGARHEGENARFDPHFIQHKSLSMTSVLIDEA, encoded by the coding sequence ATGAGCCGCCTCCCCATCGTCTTCTTCGGACATGGCAGCCCCATGATCGCCCTGGAAAAGAGCGACGTGACGAAGACCTGGAACGAGATGGCCACGCGGATCGGCAAGCCCAGGGCGATCCTGTGCATTTCCGCGCACTGGCAGACCCGCGGCACGGCCGTGACAGCAATGGCCCAGCCGCGCACGATCCATGACTTCGGAGCCTTCCCGCAGGCGCTTTTCGATGTCCAGTACCCCGCCCCCGGCGATCCCGAGCTGGCCGCCCGCGTCAAGGAACTGCTGGCGCCCATGCCCGTCGGCCTCGATGCCAACTGGGGCCTCGACCATGGCACCTGGTCGGTCCTCGTCCACGCCTATCCCGAAGCCGATGTGCCGGTGATCCAACTCGGCATGGACATTGCCAAGACCCCGGCGGAGCACTGGCTGGTGGGGCGTATGCTGCGCCCCCTGCGCGATGAAGGCGTGCTGATCATGGGCACCGGCAATATCGTCCACAACCTGCCCGCGATGGACTGGGCCAATCCCGCCGCCGCGCCATACCCTTGGGCCGAGCAGTTCAACACCGCGATGTGCCAAGCCATTGCCGGCGACGATCCCAGGACCGTCATCGATTACGAGGCGCTTGGCGAGGCCGCGCGCCTGTCGGTGCCCAGTTCGGACCACTTCCTGCCGCTGCTCTATGTCCTGGGCGCCAGGCACGAGGGCGAAAACGCCCGGTTCGACCCGCATTTCATCCAGCACAAGTCGCTCAGCATGACGAGCGTCCTGATCGACGAGGCCTGA
- a CDS encoding acetamidase/formamidase family protein, with protein MALIDLKPEFAKQTAAPSALHHLRATPETVHWGYFSPEIKPALTVRSGDLISAQAVTHHAGDDPELMFDDDIRRIFTEIDPSTRAPGCHIMTGPIYVEGAEPGDMLEVRYFQMKPRMNYGSNLQANWGHLYEEFGETERVTIYKIDPNANTASALYAYDVAEKYVEPGRITHCPECDRSPALPGITLPARPHLGTAGVAPAVNDPVSTIPPGLHGGNIDNWRIGAGSTMYYPVQVKGGLFSIGDPHISQGDGEISGTAIEASLDVLFQIVLRKDFSFPSPLLETPDCWIVHGFGEDLDQAMKGASLDMLHLLTEHQGLSRHDGYSLMSVAADFGVTQVVDGTQGIHCRIERRIFPEKGTVIDPE; from the coding sequence ATGGCACTGATCGACCTGAAGCCCGAGTTCGCCAAGCAGACCGCCGCGCCCAGCGCCCTGCACCATCTCAGGGCCACGCCAGAGACGGTGCACTGGGGTTACTTCTCTCCCGAAATCAAGCCCGCCCTGACCGTCAGGAGCGGCGACCTGATCTCCGCGCAGGCCGTCACCCACCATGCCGGCGACGATCCCGAACTGATGTTCGACGACGATATCCGCCGCATCTTTACCGAGATCGATCCCAGCACCCGCGCACCGGGCTGCCACATCATGACCGGCCCGATCTACGTCGAGGGCGCGGAGCCGGGCGACATGCTGGAAGTGCGCTATTTCCAGATGAAACCGCGCATGAACTACGGCTCGAACCTGCAGGCGAACTGGGGCCACCTCTACGAGGAATTCGGCGAGACCGAGCGCGTGACGATCTACAAGATCGATCCCAACGCCAATACCGCCAGCGCTCTCTATGCCTATGACGTGGCGGAAAAGTACGTCGAACCCGGTCGCATTACCCATTGCCCGGAATGCGACCGCTCGCCCGCCCTGCCCGGCATCACCCTCCCTGCCCGTCCGCACCTTGGCACTGCCGGCGTAGCGCCCGCCGTCAACGACCCGGTCAGCACGATCCCGCCCGGCCTGCACGGCGGAAACATCGACAACTGGCGCATCGGCGCGGGTTCGACGATGTACTACCCGGTGCAGGTCAAGGGCGGCCTGTTCTCGATCGGCGATCCCCACATCAGCCAGGGCGACGGCGAGATAAGCGGCACTGCCATCGAAGCATCGCTCGACGTCCTGTTCCAGATCGTCCTGCGCAAGGACTTCTCGTTCCCCTCGCCCCTGCTCGAGACGCCGGACTGCTGGATCGTCCACGGCTTCGGCGAGGATCTCGACCAGGCCATGAAGGGCGCCTCGCTGGATATGCTCCACCTGCTCACCGAGCATCAGGGCCTCTCGCGCCATGACGGCTATTCGCTGATGAGCGTCGCGGCAGACTTCGGCGTGACCCAGGTGGTCGATGGCACCCAGGGCATCCACTGCCGCATCGAAAGGCGCATCTTCCCCGAGAAGGGCACCGTGATCGATCCCGAATGA
- a CDS encoding TauD/TfdA dioxygenase family protein codes for MGYEMIEVRPMTKRIGAEIFGIDLREPLGNQAFAEIHDALMKHQVVFFRDQRIDHEAQKAFGRAFGKLHMHSAVKGLDDHPEVVAIHADENSKFVAGEKWHSDLSCDPEPPMGSILYMHTLPETGGDTLFASMYAAYEGLSEPMKAFLEPLSAVHDANPVYKALFPDIQKTYECNSHPVIRTHPVTGRKLLFVNSSYTTRINGLSLEESDAVLRFLYEHIKNANFHVRFRWEPHSIAFWDNRCTQHFAVWDYFPEVRSGFRVTVAGDRPF; via the coding sequence ATGGGGTATGAAATGATCGAGGTGCGTCCGATGACCAAGCGGATCGGCGCCGAGATCTTCGGCATCGACTTGCGAGAACCGCTGGGCAACCAGGCCTTCGCGGAAATCCACGATGCCCTGATGAAGCATCAGGTCGTCTTCTTCCGCGACCAGCGGATCGACCACGAAGCGCAAAAGGCCTTCGGCCGCGCCTTCGGCAAGCTGCACATGCATTCTGCCGTGAAAGGGCTGGACGATCACCCCGAAGTGGTCGCCATCCATGCCGACGAAAACAGCAAGTTCGTCGCCGGCGAGAAGTGGCATTCCGACCTCTCGTGCGATCCCGAACCGCCGATGGGCTCGATCCTCTACATGCACACCCTGCCCGAGACCGGGGGCGATACCCTTTTCGCCAGCATGTACGCCGCCTACGAAGGCCTGTCAGAACCGATGAAGGCGTTTCTCGAACCGCTGAGCGCGGTCCACGATGCGAACCCGGTCTACAAGGCGCTGTTTCCGGACATCCAGAAAACCTACGAATGCAACAGCCACCCGGTCATCCGCACCCATCCCGTGACAGGGCGCAAGCTGCTCTTCGTGAACTCCTCCTACACCACGCGCATCAACGGGCTTTCGCTGGAGGAAAGCGATGCGGTGCTCCGCTTCCTGTACGAGCACATCAAGAACGCCAACTTCCATGTGCGCTTCCGGTGGGAGCCTCACTCGATCGCGTTCTGGGATAACCGCTGCACCCAGCATTTCGCGGTGTGGGACTACTTTCCCGAAGTGCGCTCAGGCTTCCGCGTTACGGTCGCAGGCGACCGCCCCTTCTGA
- a CDS encoding acetamidase/formamidase family protein: MRITTNVYPKEQRRDAWRFALKRLSLTLDEVDEATLYGELIHFRSSTNIDFTRVTGTPQSWSIDFREQPQTYWLAIILDGSATMRDAQQEIRLGDGEMICGRGDSPVHLSFAGDNRSLIVQVPHSELSMRLKTPIGGAPRKIATDTGTARVFAGMLRSLADTISDITTDQARPIELAFPEFLVTSLLDNAPAKALGGAAGMRAALLERIFQTIEIRLSDPDLNYQQVAAEHGISPRYLQKLFESINDSFGHYVKVRRLERCRLDLRSPLHVQKSISDILFEWGFNDSASFSRAFREQYGISPREYRKAQPQEQEAVELLRRGRPARGERSAAKQDSSGEEKLVDAAEEPDPRREPDKDADGEEEGASAPALDAAQFLPDGQPVRHHHLPASPETVHWGYLSKDLKPALHVRSGDFITIETLTHHANDDPERMVHGDPGAESVYHWDEHGKAVDRRGAGPMDASAFGRGPGEGFGVHICTGPIAIEGAMPGDLVEVRILDLKPRPSGNPRFAGKCFGSNAATYWGFHYQDLLTEPKKREVITIYEVEATGARTPTAHAVYQYRWTEQVDPSGIAHSRYDYPGVPVDPTTIERNYDVLRNVEIPIRPHFGVIAVAPAYGGLVDSVPPASFGGNLDNWRTGPGARVFLPVQVAGALLSLGDPHASQGDSELCGTAIECSMTGLIQVVHHKASGLIEQLKDVDYPLIETETEWVVMGFSHPDYLKELGEDAQSEVYKQSSIDSAMRDAFRKARRFLMTAKQLSEDEAISLLSVGVDFGVSQVVNGNFGVHAVIRKALFTS; encoded by the coding sequence TTGCGAATTACAACGAATGTCTATCCCAAGGAACAGCGCCGCGACGCATGGCGCTTTGCGCTCAAGCGCCTGTCGCTCACGCTCGACGAAGTGGACGAGGCGACGCTTTACGGCGAGCTGATCCATTTTCGCTCGAGCACCAATATCGACTTCACTCGTGTGACCGGAACGCCGCAGTCCTGGTCGATCGACTTTCGCGAACAGCCGCAGACCTACTGGCTGGCGATCATTCTCGACGGCAGCGCGACGATGCGCGACGCGCAGCAGGAAATCCGGCTCGGCGACGGCGAGATGATCTGCGGCAGGGGCGATTCACCGGTGCATCTGTCATTCGCGGGCGATAACCGCAGCCTGATCGTGCAGGTGCCGCACAGCGAGTTGTCAATGCGGTTGAAGACGCCAATCGGCGGCGCACCGCGCAAGATCGCGACGGATACCGGCACTGCGCGCGTCTTTGCCGGGATGCTTCGTTCGCTTGCGGACACGATCTCGGACATCACCACCGACCAGGCACGGCCGATTGAACTGGCGTTCCCCGAATTCCTCGTCACCAGCCTGCTAGACAACGCGCCGGCAAAGGCATTGGGCGGCGCGGCGGGCATGCGTGCGGCGCTGCTGGAACGCATTTTCCAGACGATCGAGATCCGCCTGTCCGACCCCGATCTCAATTATCAGCAGGTCGCGGCAGAGCACGGGATTTCGCCGCGTTACCTCCAGAAGCTGTTCGAATCGATCAACGATTCCTTCGGCCACTACGTGAAGGTGCGGCGCCTCGAACGCTGCCGTCTCGACTTGCGCAGCCCGCTTCATGTGCAGAAGTCGATTTCCGACATTCTGTTCGAGTGGGGTTTCAACGATTCCGCCTCGTTCAGCCGCGCCTTTCGTGAGCAGTACGGCATCTCGCCGCGCGAATATCGCAAGGCTCAGCCGCAGGAGCAGGAGGCGGTAGAGCTGCTTCGGCGCGGCCGTCCGGCCCGTGGTGAACGCAGTGCGGCAAAGCAGGACAGTTCCGGCGAAGAAAAGCTGGTCGATGCTGCCGAGGAGCCGGACCCCCGACGCGAGCCCGACAAGGACGCGGACGGCGAGGAGGAGGGGGCGTCAGCTCCCGCGCTCGATGCCGCGCAGTTCCTGCCCGACGGCCAGCCGGTCCGCCATCACCATCTTCCGGCCTCGCCCGAGACAGTGCATTGGGGTTATCTCAGCAAGGACCTGAAGCCAGCGCTTCACGTGCGCTCGGGCGATTTCATCACTATCGAGACGTTGACCCATCACGCCAACGACGATCCCGAGCGCATGGTTCACGGCGATCCGGGCGCGGAAAGCGTCTACCATTGGGATGAGCACGGCAAGGCGGTTGACCGGCGCGGCGCAGGCCCGATGGATGCCAGCGCCTTCGGCCGCGGGCCGGGCGAGGGGTTCGGCGTTCACATCTGCACCGGTCCCATTGCGATCGAGGGTGCCATGCCGGGCGACCTCGTGGAAGTGCGCATCCTCGATCTCAAGCCCCGTCCCAGCGGCAACCCGCGCTTTGCCGGCAAGTGCTTCGGCAGCAATGCCGCGACTTACTGGGGCTTCCACTACCAGGACCTGCTGACCGAGCCGAAGAAGCGCGAAGTCATCACGATCTACGAAGTCGAGGCGACCGGCGCGCGCACGCCCACAGCCCACGCCGTCTACCAGTATCGCTGGACCGAACAGGTCGATCCCTCCGGCATTGCCCATAGCCGCTATGACTATCCGGGCGTCCCGGTCGATCCCACGACGATCGAGCGCAATTACGACGTCCTGCGAAATGTCGAGATCCCGATCCGCCCGCACTTCGGCGTGATCGCGGTCGCACCTGCCTATGGTGGACTGGTGGATTCGGTCCCTCCGGCTTCATTCGGAGGCAATCTCGATAACTGGCGCACCGGCCCGGGTGCGCGCGTCTTCCTGCCGGTACAGGTAGCCGGGGCATTGCTCTCGCTTGGCGATCCGCATGCCTCGCAGGGCGATAGCGAACTGTGCGGCACGGCTATCGAATGCTCGATGACCGGATTGATCCAGGTCGTCCACCACAAGGCCTCGGGCCTTATCGAGCAATTGAAGGATGTCGATTACCCGCTGATCGAGACCGAGACCGAGTGGGTGGTCATGGGCTTCAGCCACCCAGATTACCTCAAGGAACTGGGCGAAGACGCGCAGAGCGAGGTGTACAAGCAGTCCTCGATCGATTCCGCGATGCGCGACGCATTCCGCAAGGCCCGCCGTTTCCTGATGACGGCCAAGCAGCTCAGCGAGGACGAGGCGATATCGCTGCTGTCGGTAGGTGTCGATTTCGGTGTGAGCCAGGTGGTAAACGGAAACTTCGGCGTACATGCGGTGATCCGCAAGGCACTGTTCACCAGCTGA
- a CDS encoding MFS transporter has translation MTPAVHAVFGLFLMPLAAEFGWARASISGVLGVLALVGAVSYPMIGRYVDQHGARRTLLIGIFGLALSIAALSLTGGSLIQFYATFAVLAVFGAMAGTPIFQKVIADWFEQNRGTALGVSAGGGCGLGSVVLPVLGAVLVQAWGWRAGYMGISGFMLVIAFPLLWLLLRDRSVSDDTEQMPEREGLTLAEATHTPAFWLVLIALAAGAGGTTAVFSHVVPILSDRGFSIGTGTAVVSVFALVTSGWQIATGRIMDMIQTPRVAVPMYLMAVVGLVLLETGQGMPQLILGGALLGVGLGGQFGALPYFIARYFGVRHFGSIIGAMYSAVIAAQGTTPILLDAVYDAQHSYRIALIGVGGALVAGALLLTLLPRYSRSAQTAEGLMVAGH, from the coding sequence GTGACTCCCGCCGTTCACGCGGTCTTCGGGCTCTTCCTGATGCCGCTCGCCGCGGAATTTGGCTGGGCGCGCGCCAGTATTTCCGGTGTCCTTGGAGTTCTCGCCCTGGTCGGCGCGGTGAGCTATCCGATGATCGGTCGCTACGTCGATCAGCACGGCGCACGGCGGACATTGTTGATCGGGATCTTCGGCCTGGCGCTTTCCATCGCTGCGCTTTCCCTTACCGGTGGTAGCCTCATCCAGTTTTACGCGACATTCGCGGTCCTCGCTGTATTCGGCGCCATGGCAGGAACGCCGATCTTCCAGAAAGTGATCGCCGACTGGTTCGAACAGAACCGCGGCACGGCGTTGGGCGTAAGCGCGGGAGGGGGCTGCGGGCTCGGTTCGGTGGTCCTGCCGGTGCTGGGCGCCGTGCTCGTGCAGGCTTGGGGCTGGCGTGCCGGTTACATGGGCATCAGCGGCTTCATGCTTGTCATCGCCTTTCCGCTGCTTTGGCTGCTGCTGCGCGACCGCAGCGTCAGCGACGATACCGAGCAGATGCCAGAGCGCGAGGGCCTGACTCTGGCTGAGGCGACGCATACCCCGGCTTTCTGGCTTGTCCTGATCGCGCTGGCGGCCGGAGCAGGGGGCACGACGGCGGTATTCAGCCACGTCGTGCCGATTCTGAGCGATCGCGGCTTTTCGATAGGCACAGGAACGGCGGTCGTCAGCGTCTTCGCTCTCGTAACCTCGGGCTGGCAGATTGCGACCGGGCGGATCATGGACATGATCCAGACGCCGCGTGTGGCCGTGCCGATGTACCTGATGGCGGTAGTCGGTCTCGTCCTGCTCGAGACCGGGCAGGGGATGCCGCAGCTGATCCTGGGCGGGGCGCTGCTGGGGGTCGGGCTAGGCGGACAGTTTGGCGCCTTGCCCTACTTCATCGCCCGCTATTTCGGCGTGCGCCATTTCGGCTCGATCATCGGGGCTATGTACTCGGCGGTAATCGCGGCGCAGGGTACGACGCCGATCCTGCTCGATGCCGTTTACGATGCACAGCATTCCTATCGCATCGCGCTTATCGGGGTCGGCGGCGCGCTCGTCGCTGGCGCGCTGTTGCTCACCTTGCTGCCGCGCTACAGCCGCTCGGCGCAGACGGCAGAGGGCCTGATGGTCGCGGGGCATTGA
- a CDS encoding cysteine hydrolase family protein, whose protein sequence is MAEVLDLPHVAARDLEEMLPPASTALVVVDIQNDFAAAEGLVGRFGVDLDPIEAVIDRIEAMIAAARKVGVTIAFMRVVTRPETDSTALKTLMARRGSGGGEAICRAGQPGADYYRLFPESGDIEIEKLLFDSFHGTDLDDQLKARKIDTVVMTGITTECCVDSTARGAFHRGYNVFVVSDACAAYEPGLHTGSLLALQKNLALLTTAQDVMEAWS, encoded by the coding sequence ATGGCTGAAGTGCTCGACCTGCCGCATGTCGCTGCGCGGGATCTCGAGGAGATGCTGCCTCCCGCAAGCACGGCGCTCGTCGTGGTGGACATTCAGAACGACTTTGCCGCAGCTGAAGGGCTGGTTGGCAGATTCGGGGTCGATCTCGATCCCATCGAGGCAGTCATCGACCGGATCGAGGCCATGATCGCTGCTGCGCGCAAGGTGGGAGTGACGATTGCGTTCATGCGCGTGGTGACCCGGCCCGAGACCGATTCAACCGCTTTGAAGACCTTGATGGCCCGCCGGGGCAGTGGCGGAGGCGAGGCGATCTGCCGCGCGGGTCAGCCGGGCGCCGATTATTACCGGCTCTTTCCGGAATCCGGCGATATCGAGATCGAGAAACTGCTGTTCGATAGTTTCCATGGAACCGACCTTGACGACCAGCTCAAGGCGCGAAAGATCGATACAGTGGTGATGACGGGAATCACCACGGAGTGTTGCGTCGATTCCACGGCCCGCGGTGCATTCCATCGCGGCTACAATGTCTTCGTCGTATCCGACGCCTGCGCCGCCTACGAACCGGGTCTGCACACAGGCTCGCTCCTTGCGCTACAGAAGAACCTGGCGCTGCTGACTACTGCTCAGGACGTAATGGAGGCGTGGTCTTGA
- a CDS encoding LLM class flavin-dependent oxidoreductase, producing the protein MTQFEPTPFDIPSDSGGKDLGIFLPIANGGWILSKNKPELDGSYAYNRKCAILAEEAGLDFVMSMSKFRGYGGETSHWNSSLDPVVLMAALAEVTSKVKVWTTVHTILQNPAVVAKMMATLDQVSRGRGGLNVVTGSYKDEFAQMGAWPEGVDHDGRYDLAKEWVTAIKRLWREDSVTMDGKYFQLEDCESWPKPEKRPFLVCAGSSKKGMHFTSEEMDAIFLSGGDPVELAEASHAAKADAAAMGRYVRTYSMMTVLLADTDAQAEATARHYAAGLDEGALHGMMRAYGFLDAEIGKENAFTKKARSSFMSAHVAGSSQTVIERLTELFEVSQTDGLMLIFPDYMTGIPKFGQEVLPVLRERFPGKVKVGSHG; encoded by the coding sequence ATGACACAGTTCGAGCCCACGCCCTTCGATATTCCGTCCGACAGCGGCGGCAAGGACCTCGGCATTTTCCTGCCGATCGCGAATGGCGGGTGGATCCTCTCTAAGAACAAGCCCGAACTCGACGGCTCTTACGCCTACAACCGCAAGTGTGCGATCCTGGCCGAGGAAGCGGGGTTGGACTTCGTCATGTCGATGTCGAAGTTCCGCGGTTACGGCGGTGAGACCAGCCACTGGAACAGCTCGCTCGATCCGGTGGTGCTGATGGCAGCGCTGGCGGAAGTGACCAGCAAGGTGAAGGTCTGGACGACGGTTCACACGATCCTGCAGAACCCTGCGGTCGTTGCCAAGATGATGGCGACGCTCGACCAGGTGTCCAGGGGGCGCGGCGGCCTTAACGTCGTCACCGGCTCCTACAAGGACGAGTTTGCGCAGATGGGGGCATGGCCCGAAGGCGTCGACCATGACGGGCGCTACGATCTCGCCAAGGAATGGGTCACTGCGATCAAGCGCCTCTGGCGCGAGGACTCGGTGACGATGGACGGCAAGTATTTCCAGCTCGAGGATTGCGAGTCCTGGCCCAAGCCGGAAAAGCGGCCTTTTCTGGTCTGTGCGGGCTCTTCGAAGAAGGGCATGCATTTCACGTCCGAGGAGATGGACGCGATCTTTCTCAGCGGTGGCGATCCTGTGGAACTCGCCGAAGCGAGCCACGCGGCCAAGGCGGACGCGGCGGCCATGGGACGTTATGTGCGCACCTATTCGATGATGACGGTCCTGCTCGCCGATACCGACGCGCAGGCCGAAGCGACCGCAAGGCATTATGCCGCCGGCCTGGATGAAGGGGCACTGCACGGCATGATGCGCGCCTACGGCTTCCTCGATGCGGAGATCGGCAAGGAAAACGCCTTTACCAAAAAGGCCCGCTCCAGCTTCATGTCCGCGCATGTCGCGGGTTCGTCGCAGACCGTGATCGAACGGCTTACCGAGCTTTTCGAAGTGTCGCAGACCGATGGCCTGATGCTGATCTTCCCCGATTACATGACCGGCATTCCCAAATTCGGCCAGGAGGTGCTGCCCGTCCTGCGTGAGCGATTTCCCGGCAAGGTGAAGGTCGGGAGTCATGGCTGA
- a CDS encoding ribokinase, protein MAVHIVGSINIDIITSLERLPMPGETVLAGATARLPGGKGANQAVAAARMGAVTRMIGAVGEGDAGRWMKDRLAAEGIDISDVEVIAGEETGTAYIAVDGEGENQIIVVSGANARLKAPAPVEEGVLLSQLEVPVAALAPVFAQSRAIRILNTAPALLEARCLFDFVDIIVLNEHELGVYVPPWEAPFSHEDLAARARDLLARADQAIVVTLGANGALAIRRDSYRHIPAVPVISVDTIGAGDCFCGALAALLDEGRRLEEALPIASAAAALCTLGRGAVPSMPARGAVFDLLSGSATEHALPIKNPAAASLS, encoded by the coding sequence TTGGCTGTTCACATCGTCGGTTCGATCAACATCGACATCATTACATCGCTCGAACGCCTGCCCATGCCAGGCGAGACGGTCCTGGCCGGGGCGACCGCACGCCTGCCCGGGGGAAAGGGCGCGAACCAGGCCGTGGCGGCCGCCCGGATGGGTGCGGTCACGCGCATGATCGGGGCCGTGGGTGAAGGCGATGCCGGGCGCTGGATGAAGGACCGGCTCGCGGCGGAAGGCATCGATATTTCCGATGTCGAAGTCATAGCGGGTGAGGAGACCGGAACCGCCTATATTGCGGTGGATGGTGAAGGTGAAAACCAGATCATCGTCGTCTCCGGCGCCAATGCGAGGCTCAAGGCACCTGCGCCGGTGGAAGAAGGTGTCCTGCTTTCGCAGCTGGAAGTGCCGGTTGCCGCCCTGGCGCCGGTCTTCGCGCAGTCTCGGGCGATTCGCATTCTCAACACGGCACCAGCCCTGCTCGAAGCGCGATGCCTGTTCGACTTCGTCGATATCATTGTCCTCAACGAACATGAGCTGGGCGTCTATGTCCCGCCCTGGGAAGCGCCGTTTTCACACGAGGACCTCGCCGCGCGGGCCCGGGATTTGCTGGCGCGGGCAGATCAGGCGATCGTCGTTACGCTGGGGGCCAACGGCGCGCTTGCGATACGGCGGGATTCGTATCGCCACATTCCGGCCGTGCCGGTCATTTCCGTCGACACCATCGGCGCGGGCGACTGCTTCTGCGGCGCACTGGCGGCGCTGCTCGATGAAGGCCGGCGCCTCGAAGAAGCCTTGCCCATCGCCAGCGCGGCGGCGGCCCTGTGCACTCTCGGCCGCGGCGCGGTCCCTTCGATGCCTGCGCGCGGGGCGGTGTTCGACCTGCTTTCCGGTTCGGCAACAGAACATGCGCTGCCAATCAAGAACCCGGCGGCCGCTTCCCTAAGCTGA